The following proteins come from a genomic window of Methanocella conradii HZ254:
- a CDS encoding aldehyde ferredoxin oxidoreductase family protein, which produces MRGGYAGKVLRLDLDGPSYRVERPREEDLERFIGGEGLCIKYLYDEVPPHADPLGPENRLIFMTGPLTGTLAPTSGRHCVATKSPLTGCQTTAHAGGSWGAELKFAGYDGIIVEGKSKSPVYVFIDDGDVHFYDASGLWGKDTLRTDTLIKKELNDDKLSITYIGPAGENLVKYATVMNDQQRSASRGGPGAVMGSKKLKAIAVRGTQDIRAASPGRYFKSMNELLDTCYGHVVTGSLFPSYGVTGIIGLMNEKGALPTRNHQTGNFEGADRISGQAMASAMLKKTRGCFCCTIHCTRVIDIPYGPYHGTRGKGPDYDSTVAFGSQCGNDSLEAAAHANLLCDMYGLDTVSAGATIAWAMELYERGIIGDDETRGVRLKWGDHEAMTSMVHKIATRSEFGAVLADGIEEAAKRVGRGSERYAQSVKNLDLPGIEARGSKGMALGYATDNRGGDNLRPFAAAAECMGFRSKELGMPESFDALGEADKARWVVQCQNYSVAVNSLVVCMFTIIAFTVEPGQYARHLSALTGMEYDKDRLLEAGERIWNLQRAFNAREGFSRRDDRLPYRLTSEPVPDGPTKGSVVHLEKMLDEYYEARGWDKETGWPTREKLAALGLEYAANDLEKSLPAT; this is translated from the coding sequence CATAGGCGGAGAAGGGCTTTGCATAAAATACCTCTATGACGAGGTGCCCCCACACGCAGACCCCCTGGGCCCGGAGAACCGGCTGATATTCATGACCGGGCCGCTCACGGGCACCCTGGCCCCAACGTCCGGCAGGCACTGCGTGGCCACGAAATCGCCCTTGACAGGATGCCAGACCACCGCCCACGCAGGCGGCTCCTGGGGCGCAGAGCTCAAGTTTGCTGGCTACGACGGGATCATCGTAGAGGGGAAGAGCAAGAGCCCTGTATACGTGTTCATCGACGATGGGGACGTCCATTTTTATGATGCCAGCGGCCTATGGGGCAAGGATACGCTTCGGACGGACACGCTGATAAAGAAGGAATTGAACGACGATAAGCTCAGCATCACGTACATAGGCCCGGCTGGCGAGAATCTCGTAAAGTATGCGACGGTGATGAACGACCAGCAGCGCTCCGCGAGCCGGGGAGGCCCAGGAGCTGTCATGGGGTCCAAGAAGCTGAAGGCCATCGCAGTCAGGGGCACGCAGGACATCAGGGCCGCGAGCCCGGGGCGATATTTTAAGTCGATGAACGAGCTGCTGGATACGTGCTATGGCCATGTAGTGACGGGCAGCCTTTTCCCATCATACGGCGTCACCGGCATCATTGGGCTTATGAACGAGAAGGGCGCGTTGCCCACGAGAAATCATCAAACGGGTAATTTTGAGGGCGCCGACCGGATATCAGGCCAGGCCATGGCAAGCGCCATGCTAAAAAAGACGAGGGGATGCTTCTGCTGTACGATACACTGCACAAGGGTCATAGATATACCGTATGGTCCTTACCATGGCACCCGCGGCAAGGGGCCTGACTATGACTCCACCGTGGCATTCGGCTCCCAGTGTGGCAATGATAGCCTGGAGGCCGCCGCCCATGCCAACCTGCTATGTGACATGTACGGCCTCGATACCGTGTCGGCGGGCGCCACCATAGCGTGGGCCATGGAATTGTATGAGAGGGGGATAATAGGCGATGATGAAACTCGTGGAGTCAGGCTAAAGTGGGGAGACCACGAGGCCATGACCTCCATGGTGCACAAGATAGCCACCAGGTCGGAGTTTGGGGCCGTGCTGGCTGACGGGATTGAAGAAGCCGCTAAGAGGGTTGGGAGAGGCTCGGAAAGGTACGCCCAGAGCGTGAAAAACCTGGACCTGCCGGGCATCGAGGCGCGGGGGAGCAAGGGCATGGCGCTCGGCTACGCCACCGATAACAGGGGCGGGGATAACCTGAGGCCCTTCGCGGCGGCAGCAGAATGCATGGGCTTTCGCTCAAAGGAGCTGGGCATGCCTGAAAGCTTTGATGCCCTTGGCGAGGCGGACAAGGCGAGATGGGTCGTGCAGTGCCAGAACTATTCGGTTGCCGTAAACTCGCTTGTGGTATGCATGTTTACGATTATAGCTTTCACCGTGGAGCCGGGGCAATATGCGCGTCACCTGTCAGCGCTTACTGGAATGGAATACGATAAGGATAGGCTGCTTGAGGCGGGGGAGCGCATCTGGAACCTACAGAGGGCCTTTAATGCACGCGAAGGGTTCTCCCGCAGGGATGACCGCCTGCCATACCGCCTCACGTCAGAGCCCGTGCCCGATGGCCCGACCAAGGGCAGCGTCGTGCACCTTGAAAAGATGCTCGACGAGTACTATGAGGCAAGGGGCTGGGACAAGGAGACAGGATGGCCGACCAGGGAAAAGCTGGCTGCCCTGGGGCTGGAATACGCCGCAAACGACCTTGAGAAATCTCTCCCCGCCACGTAG
- a CDS encoding glutaredoxin family protein, with product MKKVKIYSQPTCPDCNNVKAYLDRKGVPYEDINVQEDKKAMEEMVRRYGIRVTPVIIIGDRVMVGFNAPKLNKLLSAED from the coding sequence ATGAAGAAGGTCAAGATATATTCGCAACCTACCTGCCCTGATTGTAATAACGTCAAAGCATACCTTGATAGAAAGGGCGTTCCCTATGAGGACATCAACGTCCAGGAGGATAAGAAGGCGATGGAAGAGATGGTGAGGCGCTATGGCATCAGGGTGACGCCGGTGATAATCATCGGCGACAGGGTGATGGTCGGCTTCAACGCCCCAAAGCTTAACAAGCTTCTTAGCGCGGAAGATTAA
- a CDS encoding NAD(P)/FAD-dependent oxidoreductase translates to MSLLDLIVIGAGPAGMTAAIYAKRKGLSLLVITDSVGGQVSSTGRVENYPGLGGVTGPQLVSAMKKQLEGLSVDIKLGRVSKLEKIGDNFRVTTAGGNAYDARAVIIASGSHWRELGVPGEKEYKNRGVSYCATCDGPLFAGMDVAVVGGGNSAAEAVLDIINMVSKVYLVVRSTLKADKVMVDRIMASDKVTVLTGYTVERIHGNDFVEHLDIISKDGERKTLNVGGVFVEIGLSPNVNFARGLVQLNDRGEIAVDGYCRTSVPGVFAAGDVTSVPQKQIVVAAGEGAKAAMSAYAYLSIQK, encoded by the coding sequence ATGAGCCTACTTGACTTGATAGTTATTGGAGCTGGCCCGGCGGGCATGACTGCCGCCATATATGCGAAGCGTAAGGGCCTATCACTGCTTGTAATAACGGACTCGGTGGGCGGGCAGGTATCGAGCACTGGCAGAGTTGAGAATTACCCTGGCCTTGGAGGCGTCACCGGCCCGCAGCTCGTTTCCGCCATGAAAAAACAGCTCGAAGGTCTAAGCGTGGACATCAAGCTGGGGCGGGTCTCGAAGCTGGAAAAGATTGGGGATAATTTTAGGGTTACTACTGCGGGGGGCAATGCCTATGACGCCAGGGCTGTAATCATAGCCTCAGGGTCTCATTGGAGGGAGCTTGGCGTGCCGGGAGAGAAGGAGTATAAGAATAGGGGCGTGAGCTATTGTGCCACATGCGATGGCCCGCTGTTCGCGGGCATGGACGTCGCCGTAGTTGGAGGGGGAAACTCTGCGGCTGAGGCAGTGCTCGATATCATAAACATGGTTTCAAAGGTCTACCTTGTCGTGAGGAGCACGCTTAAGGCCGATAAGGTCATGGTAGACCGCATCATGGCGAGCGACAAAGTAACGGTCTTAACAGGCTATACCGTTGAGCGCATACATGGCAACGACTTCGTTGAGCACCTGGATATAATATCAAAGGATGGTGAGCGAAAAACGTTGAATGTGGGGGGCGTTTTCGTCGAGATAGGGCTGTCGCCAAACGTCAATTTCGCAAGAGGCCTTGTACAGCTTAACGATAGGGGCGAGATAGCGGTTGATGGCTACTGCCGCACCAGCGTTCCGGGCGTGTTTGCGGCCGGAGACGTGACAAGCGTTCCACAGAAGCAGATCGTGGTGGCGGCTGGCGAGGGCGCCAAAGCCGCCATGTCAGCCTACGCCTACCTGAGCATCCAAAAATAG
- the gyrA gene encoding DNA gyrase subunit A, with translation MDEQKSLQKVIPVKIEEEMKRSYIDYAMSVIVGRALPDVRDGLKPVHRRVLYGMYELGNTHDKPYKKSARVVGDVMGKYHPHGDMAIYDTIVRMVQDFSLRYPLIDGQGNFGSIDGDGAAAMRYTEIRLARIADEMLADLDKETVDFIPNFDESLKEPVVLPAKLPNLLINGSSGIAVGMATNIPPHNLAEVIDGTVAVIDNPEISPLELLNYVKGPDFPTGAIIYGREGIKEAYLTGRGAIKIRAVAEITQEGGKDVIIVTELPYQVNKAKLIEDIANLVRDKKIEGISDLRDESDRDGMRIVIELKKSANGRVILNQLYRHTQMEVSFGVNNLALVDNQPMTLSLKQAIEHYIRHRQDVVTRRSQFELKKAQAREHILAGLLVALDNIDDFVDILRKSASADDAKAIFMSKYGLSDEQSKAILDMRLRGLTALERKKVEDERAEQLKLIDYLKEVLASPQKVLDIIKKELLELKEKYGDERRTRIVESEGEILDEDLIPRETVVVTISNTGYIKRQPLDTYRTQRRGGMGVMGMETKDEDFVVDVFAASTHDNLLFFTNKGRVYSLKVYEIPVASRQSRGKAIVNLLTLLPSESITAMIPIKEFDDGHYLMMCTREGIVKKTPLSAFKNIRSTGIMAIKLDEGDELISVKMTNGGQEVLIATRDGKANRFHESEVRSMGRQAAGVIGIRLAEKDRVVGMEVLSEGASILTVCENGFGKRTPVSEYTPHHRGGQGMINIKTTLRNGGVVAVASVTEDDQILLVTRDGIMMRIKVKDVSEIGRNTQGVKIITLKSEDDAVVAVAKLASEKKEEEI, from the coding sequence ATGGATGAGCAGAAGTCGTTACAAAAGGTCATCCCCGTAAAGATCGAGGAAGAGATGAAGAGGTCCTACATAGATTACGCCATGAGCGTAATCGTGGGCAGGGCGCTCCCCGACGTGAGGGACGGGCTGAAGCCCGTGCACCGCAGGGTATTGTATGGCATGTATGAGCTTGGGAACACCCATGATAAGCCCTACAAGAAGTCCGCAAGGGTTGTGGGCGACGTCATGGGTAAGTATCACCCCCACGGGGATATGGCGATCTATGATACCATCGTCAGGATGGTCCAGGACTTCTCTTTGCGATATCCTTTGATAGACGGCCAGGGCAACTTCGGCAGCATTGATGGAGACGGCGCAGCCGCAATGCGTTATACCGAGATCCGCCTGGCGAGGATAGCCGACGAGATGCTGGCCGACCTGGACAAGGAGACGGTCGACTTCATACCCAACTTTGACGAGTCGCTGAAGGAGCCCGTGGTATTGCCGGCGAAGCTGCCGAACCTGCTCATCAACGGCTCCTCCGGGATAGCCGTGGGCATGGCGACCAACATTCCCCCGCACAACCTTGCCGAAGTGATAGATGGTACCGTGGCCGTCATCGACAACCCGGAAATATCCCCCCTTGAGCTGTTAAATTACGTGAAGGGCCCGGACTTCCCGACCGGAGCCATAATCTATGGAAGGGAGGGCATAAAGGAGGCTTACCTGACCGGCAGGGGAGCCATAAAGATAAGGGCTGTCGCTGAGATCACGCAGGAGGGCGGCAAGGACGTCATAATTGTAACCGAGTTGCCCTACCAGGTGAATAAGGCGAAGCTCATAGAGGACATAGCGAACCTGGTTAGGGACAAGAAGATAGAGGGCATATCCGATCTCAGGGACGAGTCCGACCGGGATGGCATGCGCATAGTCATCGAGCTCAAGAAGTCGGCGAATGGCCGTGTCATCTTGAACCAGCTTTACAGGCACACCCAGATGGAGGTGTCCTTCGGCGTAAACAACCTTGCTTTGGTCGATAACCAGCCCATGACGCTGAGCCTGAAGCAGGCCATAGAGCATTACATAAGGCACAGGCAGGACGTGGTCACCAGGCGAAGCCAGTTCGAGCTTAAGAAGGCGCAGGCCAGGGAGCACATCCTGGCAGGCCTGCTGGTAGCACTTGATAATATTGACGACTTCGTTGACATACTGAGAAAGTCGGCGAGCGCGGACGATGCAAAGGCCATATTCATGTCTAAGTATGGCCTGTCCGACGAGCAGTCGAAGGCCATACTGGACATGCGGCTCAGAGGCCTGACCGCCCTGGAGCGCAAGAAGGTCGAGGATGAGCGGGCGGAGCAGCTAAAGCTTATCGATTATCTAAAAGAGGTGCTGGCCAGCCCCCAGAAGGTGCTCGACATCATCAAGAAGGAGCTGCTGGAGCTAAAGGAAAAGTATGGGGACGAGCGCAGGACAAGGATAGTCGAGTCTGAGGGCGAAATCCTGGACGAGGACTTAATACCAAGGGAGACCGTCGTGGTCACCATCTCCAATACCGGGTATATTAAGCGCCAGCCACTGGACACGTATCGCACCCAGCGCAGGGGCGGCATGGGGGTCATGGGGATGGAGACCAAGGACGAGGACTTCGTAGTGGACGTTTTCGCCGCTTCGACCCATGACAACCTGCTGTTCTTCACGAACAAGGGAAGGGTGTACTCGCTAAAGGTCTACGAGATACCGGTGGCGAGCCGCCAGTCCAGGGGCAAGGCAATAGTTAACCTGCTCACGCTGTTGCCGAGCGAGTCCATCACCGCCATGATACCCATAAAGGAGTTCGATGATGGGCATTACCTTATGATGTGTACCAGGGAGGGCATCGTCAAGAAGACCCCCCTGTCGGCGTTCAAGAATATCCGCTCTACCGGGATTATGGCAATCAAGCTCGATGAGGGCGACGAGCTCATATCGGTGAAAATGACCAATGGTGGCCAAGAAGTGCTCATAGCGACGAGGGACGGCAAGGCGAACCGCTTCCACGAGTCCGAGGTCAGGAGCATGGGCAGGCAGGCGGCCGGAGTAATAGGAATACGCCTGGCCGAGAAGGATAGAGTCGTGGGGATGGAAGTGTTGAGCGAGGGCGCCTCAATCCTCACAGTGTGCGAGAATGGGTTTGGCAAGCGGACCCCTGTCTCTGAATACACGCCCCATCACAGGGGAGGCCAGGGCATGATAAACATCAAGACCACCTTGCGTAATGGTGGAGTAGTTGCTGTCGCATCGGTCACCGAGGATGACCAGATTCTACTGGTCACGAGGGACGGCATCATGATGCGCATCAAGGTCAAGGACGTCTCGGAGATAGGCCGCAATACCCAGGGCGTAAAGATTATCACGCTGAAGTCCGAGGACGACGCGGTCGTGGCGGTGGCCAAGCTGGCCTCTGAAAAGAAGGAAGAGGAGATATAG
- the gyrB gene encoding DNA topoisomerase (ATP-hydrolyzing) subunit B codes for MSSEMPPQAYDASSIQVLEGLEAVRKRPSMYIGSTDERGLHHLVYEVVDNSIDEALAGYCKNIEVSINNDGSVTVNDDGRGIPVEMHEKYHRPALEIVMTMLHAGGKFDNRTYKVSGGLHGVGVSVVNALSEWMKVEVRRNGRLYVQDYVRGKPTDEVHEIGTAIGTGTRVTFKPDPTIFETTEFKYDILANRLRELAFLNKGIKITFTDARSGVSEVFHYEGGIVQFVHYLNEGKTPLHDKVIYFEKQKDTTNVEIAMQYNDGYNEIVLAFANNINTTEGGTHLSGFRSALTRSFNDYAKKNNLLKGDMVLSGDDVREGLTAIISVKLTNPQFEGQTKTKLGNSEVQGIVNSLVGEGLDDYLEENPADARKIIEKAIQAFHAREAARKARELTRRKSALESSTLPGKLADCSEKDPEKCELYLVEGDSAGGSAKQGRNRMYQAILPLRGKILNVEKARLSKALQSEEIKALITALGTSVGDEFDISKARYHKIILMTDADVDGAHIRTLLLTFFYRYMKPLVEAGYVYIAQPPLFKIKKGKEERYVYSEKELNAALDEMGRSNYTIQRYKGLGEMNPEQLWSTTMDPETRTVLKVTLEDAAEADHIFSVLMGDKVEPRKAFIEKNAKLVRNLDV; via the coding sequence ATGTCTAGCGAGATGCCGCCACAGGCGTACGATGCCTCGAGCATACAGGTGCTGGAGGGCCTCGAAGCGGTGAGAAAGAGGCCCAGCATGTACATAGGCTCAACGGACGAGAGGGGCCTGCATCATCTTGTATACGAGGTGGTAGATAACAGCATCGACGAGGCGCTTGCCGGGTACTGCAAGAACATCGAGGTCTCGATCAATAACGATGGAAGCGTGACGGTCAACGACGATGGGAGAGGCATCCCCGTCGAGATGCACGAAAAATACCACAGGCCAGCCCTCGAGATAGTCATGACCATGCTTCACGCCGGCGGCAAGTTTGACAACAGGACGTACAAGGTGTCAGGCGGGCTACACGGCGTGGGCGTGTCGGTGGTGAACGCCCTCTCCGAATGGATGAAGGTCGAAGTAAGGAGAAACGGCAGGCTTTACGTGCAGGACTACGTGAGGGGCAAGCCTACGGACGAAGTCCATGAGATAGGCACGGCAATCGGCACCGGCACGAGGGTGACGTTCAAGCCGGACCCCACGATATTCGAGACAACCGAGTTCAAGTATGATATACTGGCAAACCGGCTCAGGGAGCTGGCCTTTCTCAACAAGGGCATTAAGATTACTTTTACGGATGCCAGGTCGGGCGTGTCGGAAGTCTTCCACTACGAGGGCGGAATCGTACAGTTCGTCCATTACCTGAACGAGGGCAAGACGCCACTCCATGATAAGGTCATCTACTTTGAAAAGCAGAAGGATACTACTAATGTAGAGATAGCCATGCAGTACAACGATGGCTATAACGAGATAGTATTGGCTTTCGCCAATAATATTAATACGACTGAGGGCGGCACCCACCTCAGCGGCTTCAGGTCAGCCCTGACGCGCAGCTTTAACGACTACGCTAAGAAAAATAACCTGCTGAAGGGCGACATGGTGCTCTCTGGCGACGATGTCAGGGAGGGGCTCACAGCCATTATCAGCGTCAAGCTTACGAACCCCCAGTTTGAGGGGCAGACCAAGACCAAGCTGGGCAATAGCGAGGTGCAGGGCATCGTAAATTCGCTCGTCGGAGAGGGACTGGACGATTACCTGGAGGAGAACCCGGCGGACGCGCGCAAGATAATCGAAAAGGCCATCCAGGCGTTCCACGCGAGGGAGGCGGCGCGTAAGGCACGGGAGCTGACGAGGCGCAAGTCTGCGCTGGAGAGCTCCACGCTCCCTGGCAAGCTGGCGGACTGCTCGGAAAAGGACCCGGAGAAATGCGAGCTATACCTGGTCGAGGGGGACTCTGCGGGCGGCTCGGCAAAGCAGGGGCGAAACCGGATGTACCAGGCCATCTTGCCTCTCCGCGGCAAGATACTGAACGTCGAGAAGGCCAGGCTGAGCAAGGCGCTCCAGAGCGAGGAGATAAAGGCGCTCATCACGGCGCTGGGGACCAGCGTTGGGGACGAGTTCGACATCTCGAAGGCCCGGTATCATAAGATCATACTAATGACGGATGCGGATGTGGACGGTGCGCACATCAGGACGCTTCTCCTCACCTTCTTCTATCGCTACATGAAGCCGCTGGTCGAGGCGGGCTACGTTTACATAGCCCAGCCGCCCCTGTTCAAGATTAAAAAGGGAAAGGAGGAAAGGTACGTCTATAGCGAAAAGGAGCTTAACGCGGCGCTAGATGAGATGGGCAGGTCAAACTATACCATACAGCGCTATAAGGGCCTTGGTGAGATGAACCCAGAGCAGCTCTGGAGCACTACCATGGACCCGGAGACAAGGACGGTGCTGAAGGTCACGCTCGAGGACGCCGCGGAGGCGGACCACATATTCTCGGTGCTGATGGGCGACAAGGTGGAGCCCAGGAAGGCCTTCATAGAGAAGAACGCCAAGCTCGTGAGAAACCTGGACGTATGA
- a CDS encoding DNA adenine methylase translates to MALQHEEGLSEPGIKSPGRKIAFGWYGGKYSHLNWLLPLLPYTHHYCEPFGGSAAVLLNRHPSPIETYNDIDGEVVNFFRVLRNQTEDLIKAIALTPFSREEFALAISEPDGELSDLERARRFFVRARQVRTGLAQTASIGRWANCKLTSRAGMSGAVSRWLGSIEGLPEIAERLLRVQIENRPAIEVIRLYDSKDTLFYCDPPYPHESRGDVKSYKYEMSEEEHLRLADVLHGVKGKVAISGYHCELMDRLYNDWKCIEEPVKNCHSIKKPRREVLWVNY, encoded by the coding sequence ATGGCTTTACAGCATGAGGAGGGGCTTTCTGAACCTGGCATTAAGTCGCCCGGAAGAAAGATTGCATTTGGATGGTATGGAGGCAAGTATAGCCATCTTAACTGGCTATTGCCCCTATTACCCTATACGCATCACTATTGCGAGCCTTTCGGCGGCTCCGCAGCAGTATTGCTAAACAGGCACCCTTCACCGATAGAGACGTATAATGATATCGATGGAGAAGTCGTTAATTTCTTCAGGGTATTGAGAAATCAGACGGAGGATTTGATTAAGGCGATAGCCCTGACTCCGTTTTCAAGGGAAGAATTCGCCCTGGCAATTTCCGAGCCCGACGGAGAGCTATCGGACCTAGAGAGGGCAAGGCGGTTTTTTGTAAGGGCCAGGCAAGTCAGGACTGGCCTTGCCCAGACAGCCTCAATAGGGCGATGGGCAAACTGTAAATTAACGAGCAGAGCGGGCATGTCCGGAGCCGTCTCAAGGTGGCTTGGCAGCATTGAGGGCTTACCCGAAATCGCCGAGCGACTTTTAAGGGTACAGATAGAGAACAGGCCGGCCATCGAGGTCATAAGGCTATACGATAGTAAAGATACCCTTTTCTATTGTGACCCCCCGTATCCTCATGAGTCCAGGGGAGATGTTAAGTCATATAAGTATGAAATGAGTGAAGAAGAGCATTTAAGGCTGGCAGATGTTTTACATGGCGTTAAGGGCAAGGTCGCCATATCCGGTTACCATTGCGAGCTAATGGATAGACTATATAATGATTGGAAGTGTATAGAAGAGCCGGTTAAAAATTGCCATTCCATAAAAAAGCCTAGAAGGGAAGTGCTCTGGGTAAATTATTGA
- a CDS encoding S4 domain-containing protein: MRLDEYLVREGLVSSRSRAKHLIERGLVKVDGKAITKPSQRIEYGRAVTVEGEDRPEGYFKLKRIQDESGILREGDAVLDIGSSAGGFLMYAAGIASRATGIEFSEEFKKPLRAVEKEYPNVKVFFGDAFTMDIAKLDGPYDVILNDMTVEPMSSVDVLARYLQLLKKNGRALQVIKLGQAGSLDPIVKKLEDTGLKVIKIIKPEKMEAYIIAEK, from the coding sequence ATGAGGCTTGATGAGTATCTTGTTAGAGAGGGTTTAGTCTCCTCGAGGAGCCGGGCGAAGCACCTCATAGAAAGAGGGCTGGTGAAGGTGGATGGAAAGGCGATAACGAAGCCCTCCCAGAGGATCGAGTATGGGAGGGCTGTGACAGTAGAGGGGGAGGACAGGCCGGAGGGATACTTTAAGCTGAAGCGCATACAGGATGAGTCGGGCATTTTAAGGGAAGGGGACGCGGTGCTCGACATCGGGTCAAGCGCGGGCGGGTTCTTGATGTATGCCGCAGGCATCGCCTCGAGGGCCACGGGCATCGAGTTTAGCGAGGAGTTCAAAAAGCCTCTTAGGGCGGTTGAAAAGGAGTACCCTAACGTGAAGGTCTTCTTCGGCGACGCCTTCACGATGGATATAGCGAAGCTGGACGGCCCCTACGACGTCATCCTGAACGACATGACCGTCGAGCCCATGAGCTCCGTCGACGTCCTGGCACGATACCTGCAACTATTAAAGAAAAACGGCAGAGCCCTACAGGTGATAAAGCTCGGCCAGGCGGGCAGCCTCGATCCCATCGTAAAAAAACTAGAAGACACAGGCCTAAAAGTAATAAAAATCATAAAACCAGAAAAGATGGAAGCCTACATCATAGCAGAAAAATAA
- a CDS encoding type II toxin-antitoxin system VapC family toxin, whose amino-acid sequence MDVCLDSNVFRSDPDFLEWMRKKDVKGYLSSLAFMELSYNEMKRVGGSMTRFLGILNGLDIEVISFDKGQALIAAKNALQGHDFSDNAVDYAIGAYAYKRKIPMVTNNKRHFKWLSEVYTPAEIMEKY is encoded by the coding sequence ATGGACGTATGCCTGGATTCTAATGTTTTTAGAAGCGACCCGGATTTTTTAGAATGGATGAGGAAAAAAGACGTGAAAGGCTACCTGTCCTCACTTGCATTTATGGAGCTATCTTACAATGAGATGAAAAGAGTGGGCGGGTCAATGACAAGATTTTTAGGCATTTTAAATGGCCTGGATATCGAGGTCATTTCGTTCGATAAGGGACAAGCGCTGATTGCGGCAAAAAATGCGCTGCAGGGACACGATTTCTCGGATAATGCAGTCGATTATGCCATCGGGGCGTATGCCTATAAGCGTAAGATACCCATGGTCACGAATAATAAGAGGCACTTTAAGTGGCTGAGCGAGGTATATACGCCGGCCGAGATTATGGAAAAATATTAG
- a CDS encoding AbrB/MazE/SpoVT family DNA-binding domain-containing protein: MEPCSSKVSSQNQITLPADVRNKIGVGPGDKVVFIEEDDKVVLRSLKDMIYEMAEGFKDFDKTDKEFREGWAKRLKREGIV, encoded by the coding sequence ATGGAGCCATGTTCAAGTAAGGTATCGAGCCAGAACCAGATAACGTTGCCTGCCGATGTCCGAAATAAGATCGGGGTCGGGCCCGGCGATAAAGTCGTATTCATTGAGGAGGATGATAAGGTCGTTCTTAGAAGCCTAAAAGACATGATATATGAGATGGCGGAAGGTTTTAAGGATTTTGACAAAACGGATAAAGAGTTCAGGGAAGGATGGGCTAAAAGGCTAAAGAGAGAAGGTATTGTCTAA